From the genome of Ralstonia pickettii, one region includes:
- a CDS encoding peroxiredoxin, producing the protein MIQPGQPLPDATLYEFFEVEKDGCALGPNAFSVQHLAERKTIVIFGLPGAFTPTCSARHVPGYLANYDALRAKGVDEIWCVSVNDAFVMGAWARTQGTDDKIRMLGDGSAEFTSKLGLDQDLSKRGMGVRSQRYAMVVKDGVVTALQVEAPGQFSVSSAESILAVL; encoded by the coding sequence ATGATCCAGCCCGGTCAACCGCTTCCCGACGCAACGCTCTACGAGTTCTTTGAAGTGGAAAAGGACGGCTGCGCGCTGGGCCCCAATGCTTTCTCCGTCCAGCATCTGGCCGAGCGCAAGACGATCGTCATCTTCGGGCTGCCCGGTGCGTTCACGCCGACCTGCTCCGCGCGGCATGTGCCAGGCTACCTCGCCAACTACGACGCACTGCGCGCCAAGGGTGTCGACGAAATCTGGTGTGTGTCCGTCAACGACGCCTTTGTGATGGGCGCCTGGGCCCGCACGCAGGGCACCGACGACAAGATCCGCATGCTCGGCGACGGCAGCGCAGAGTTCACGAGCAAACTCGGCCTCGACCAGGATCTCTCCAAGCGCGGCATGGGCGTGCGTTCCCAGCGTTATGCGATGGTCGTGAAGGATGGTGTGGTAACAGCGCTACAGGTCGAAGCACCCGGACAGTTCTCCGTCAGCAGTGCCGAATCGATCCTCGCGGTACTCTGA
- the ftsZ gene encoding cell division protein FtsZ — translation MDFDMIETEMQDGTIIKVVGVGGAGGNAVQHMINRGVQGVEFICMNTDAQALKRSTASRVLQLGSTGLGAGAKPEVGKHCAEEAREQIADALRGAHMVFITAGMGGGTGTGAAPVVAQVAKEMGILTVGVVSKPFDFEGARRSKVGEHGANDLEGNVDSLIVVLNEKLFEVMGDDAEMDKCFQCADDVLHNAVAGIAEIINVDGLVNVDFEDVKTVMGEQGKAMMGTATVSGVDRARLAAEQAVASPLLEGVDLSGARGVLVNITASRSLKLSETKEVMNTIRSYAAEDATVIFGTVYDDAMGDALRVTVVATGLGRAARNKQQQPQTMTLLKTGTDNQPVAFGGGAGHSVAAAPDYSNFDTPAVWRSSRESASAHVAALQEKGVDTYDIPAFLRKQAD, via the coding sequence ATGGACTTCGACATGATTGAAACGGAAATGCAGGACGGCACCATCATCAAGGTGGTCGGCGTCGGCGGCGCGGGTGGGAATGCCGTGCAGCACATGATCAACCGCGGCGTGCAAGGCGTGGAATTCATCTGCATGAACACCGATGCGCAGGCGCTCAAGCGCTCGACCGCATCGCGCGTGCTGCAGCTCGGCAGCACGGGCCTGGGCGCTGGCGCCAAGCCGGAAGTCGGCAAGCACTGCGCAGAGGAAGCCCGTGAGCAGATCGCCGACGCACTGCGTGGCGCGCACATGGTCTTCATCACCGCCGGCATGGGCGGCGGTACGGGCACGGGCGCAGCACCGGTGGTTGCACAAGTCGCCAAGGAAATGGGCATCCTGACCGTGGGCGTGGTCTCCAAGCCGTTCGACTTCGAAGGCGCACGCCGCTCGAAGGTGGGTGAGCATGGCGCGAACGACCTGGAAGGGAACGTCGATTCGCTGATCGTCGTGCTGAACGAAAAGCTCTTCGAAGTCATGGGCGATGATGCCGAGATGGACAAGTGCTTCCAGTGCGCTGACGACGTGCTGCACAACGCGGTTGCCGGCATTGCGGAAATCATCAATGTCGATGGCCTGGTGAACGTCGACTTCGAAGACGTGAAGACGGTCATGGGCGAGCAAGGCAAGGCGATGATGGGCACGGCCACCGTGTCCGGCGTCGACCGTGCGCGTCTGGCCGCTGAGCAAGCCGTGGCCAGCCCGCTGCTGGAAGGCGTCGACCTGTCGGGCGCGCGTGGCGTGCTGGTCAACATCACGGCCAGCCGCTCGCTGAAGCTGTCTGAGACCAAGGAAGTGATGAACACCATCCGCAGCTATGCCGCGGAAGATGCGACCGTCATCTTCGGTACGGTCTACGACGACGCCATGGGCGACGCCCTGCGTGTGACCGTGGTGGCCACGGGTCTGGGCCGCGCTGCTCGCAACAAGCAACAACAGCCGCAGACGATGACGCTGCTGAAGACCGGCACCGACAACCAGCCGGTGGCGTTCGGCGGTGGCGCCGGTCACTCGGTGGCAGCTGCACCGGACTACAGCAACTTCGACACCCCGGCCGTGTGGCGCAGCTCGCGTGAGTCGGCGTCGGCTCACGTGGCGGCACTGCAAGAAAAGGGCGTCGACACGTACGACATTCCGGCATTCCTGCGCAAGCAGGCGGACTGA
- the ftsA gene encoding cell division protein FtsA, producing the protein MSKEYKDLLVGLDIGTSKVVAVVAELRPDGAYEVIGMGQTESKGLKKGVVVNIEATVQSIQKALEEAELMADCKIGEVFTGIAGSHIRSFNSSGMVAIKDKEVTSTDVARVIETAKAVNIPTDQQILHILTQEFIIDGQEDVREPIGMSGIRLEVKVHIVTGAVSAAQNIVKCVRRCGLEVHDLILQPLASSLAVLTEDEKELGVVLVDIGSGTTDIAIFSEGAIRHTAVIPIAGDQITNDIAMALRTPTPDAEDIKIQYGIAKQVLADPDEMIDVPGVGDRGPRTLSRQALAAVIEPRVEELFSLVHQVVRESGYEELLSSGVVLTGGTAMMPGMVELGEDMFLKPVRVGVPEYRGNLHEVVKSPRYATVMGLLQEGRVQRVRGRKVVVQSGSAKQIWTRMKEWFIGNF; encoded by the coding sequence ATGAGCAAGGAATACAAGGATCTTCTGGTCGGGCTGGATATCGGCACCTCCAAGGTGGTGGCGGTGGTGGCCGAGCTACGCCCTGACGGCGCCTACGAGGTCATCGGTATGGGCCAGACCGAATCGAAGGGGCTCAAGAAGGGCGTAGTCGTCAATATCGAGGCGACCGTCCAGTCGATCCAGAAGGCGCTCGAAGAAGCGGAGCTGATGGCCGACTGCAAGATCGGCGAGGTCTTCACGGGCATTGCCGGCAGCCACATCCGCAGTTTCAATTCGAGCGGCATGGTGGCGATCAAGGACAAGGAGGTCACCTCCACCGATGTGGCGCGGGTGATCGAGACCGCCAAGGCCGTCAACATCCCGACCGATCAGCAAATCCTGCACATCCTGACGCAGGAATTCATCATCGACGGTCAGGAAGACGTGCGCGAGCCGATCGGCATGAGCGGTATCCGGCTCGAGGTGAAGGTGCATATCGTGACCGGCGCCGTAAGCGCGGCACAGAACATCGTCAAGTGCGTGCGGCGTTGCGGGCTGGAAGTGCACGACCTGATTCTGCAGCCGCTGGCATCAAGCCTGGCCGTGCTGACCGAAGACGAAAAGGAACTCGGCGTGGTGCTGGTGGACATCGGCAGCGGCACGACCGACATCGCCATCTTCAGCGAAGGTGCGATCCGCCACACGGCCGTGATCCCCATCGCCGGCGACCAGATCACCAACGACATCGCCATGGCCCTGCGCACGCCGACGCCGGACGCCGAGGACATCAAGATCCAGTACGGCATCGCCAAGCAGGTGCTGGCCGATCCGGACGAGATGATCGATGTGCCGGGCGTCGGCGACCGTGGCCCCCGCACATTGAGCCGTCAGGCGCTGGCCGCCGTAATCGAGCCGCGCGTGGAAGAACTCTTCTCGCTGGTGCATCAGGTGGTGCGCGAATCCGGTTACGAAGAACTGCTCTCCAGCGGCGTGGTCCTCACCGGCGGTACTGCAATGATGCCGGGCATGGTCGAGCTGGGCGAAGACATGTTCTTGAAGCCGGTGCGCGTGGGCGTACCGGAGTACCGCGGCAACCTGCACGAAGTGGTGAAGAGCCCGCGTTACGCCACGGTGATGGGCCTGCTGCAGGAGGGTCGCGTGCAGCGCGTGCGCGGCCGCAAGGTCGTGGTGCAGTCCGGATCGGCCAAACAGATCTGGACGCGCATGAAGGAATGGTTCATCGGCAACTTTTGA
- a CDS encoding cell division protein FtsQ/DivIB, with product MWHNTRLLNAVASALYALLALGALGVGAVWLMQRPMFQLQQVRVMPMAGSELRHVNVPSLRANALPKLRGNFFSLNLDDARAAFESVPWVRRASVRRVWPNGLLVEVQEHEALGTWGGNESGKLVNTYGEVFVANLAEAEDDTDLVALAGPEGTEQDVVDKLETMTEWFKPMNVEPLSVTLTDRYAWRARLSNGTVIELGRELNDDDRAALAARARRFVRAWPEVTKRWGGQIEYADLRYPNGFAVRAAGVRFLTDAQAAVLAKGGKLPGTASGTSGAAKPKATLGGKPAANNKATRSTEKTR from the coding sequence ATGTGGCACAACACCCGTCTCCTCAACGCCGTCGCGAGTGCGCTGTATGCGCTGCTCGCGCTTGGCGCGTTGGGCGTTGGGGCGGTCTGGCTGATGCAGCGACCGATGTTCCAGCTGCAACAGGTGCGGGTGATGCCGATGGCCGGCAGCGAGTTGCGCCACGTGAATGTGCCGAGTCTGCGCGCCAATGCGCTGCCCAAGCTGCGCGGCAATTTCTTCTCGCTGAATCTGGACGATGCACGCGCCGCGTTCGAATCGGTGCCGTGGGTGCGGCGCGCGAGCGTGCGCCGCGTGTGGCCCAACGGGCTGCTGGTGGAAGTGCAAGAGCACGAAGCGCTCGGCACCTGGGGCGGCAATGAGTCCGGCAAGCTGGTCAACACGTATGGCGAAGTCTTCGTGGCCAACCTGGCCGAAGCCGAGGACGACACGGATTTGGTGGCGCTGGCCGGCCCCGAGGGCACTGAGCAGGACGTGGTCGACAAGCTGGAGACCATGACCGAGTGGTTCAAGCCGATGAATGTCGAGCCGTTGAGCGTGACGCTCACCGACCGCTACGCCTGGCGCGCGCGGTTGTCCAACGGCACGGTCATCGAGTTGGGCCGCGAACTGAATGACGATGACCGCGCCGCGCTGGCCGCGCGTGCCCGCCGCTTTGTGCGTGCGTGGCCGGAGGTGACCAAGCGCTGGGGCGGTCAGATCGAATACGCCGATCTGCGGTATCCCAACGGATTTGCAGTTCGTGCGGCGGGTGTGCGCTTCCTGACCGATGCGCAGGCTGCGGTGCTGGCCAAGGGGGGCAAGTTACCCGGCACCGCGAGCGGCACCAGCGGTGCTGCAAAGCCGAAAGCCACGCTGGGGGGTAAGCCGGCGGCCAACAACAAAGCAACGCGAAGCACAGAGAAAACGCGATGA
- a CDS encoding D-alanine--D-alanine ligase, whose translation MTTGPFVPNPTIDPKSLGKVGVLMGGRSAEREISLMSGNGVLAALRARGVDAHPFDPGLQPVADLAKQGFDRVVISLHGRFGEDGTIQGLLEQFGIPYTGSGVLASALAMDKEATKRQWQTHGLPTPDFVMLHAGADWQAVADRLGLPLIVKPAREGSSIGLTKVTSVGELPAAYEKAARLDRDVMAEQFIEGDELTCPIIGEGESATALPLIRIVAPQANYDYQNKYFTDDTRYECPAPIAVDVAARVQALVVQAYRGLGCRGWGRADIMLRKSDNAPFLLEMNTSPGMTGHSLVPMGARAAGISYEDFVLQLAASASLELHASTDWKPE comes from the coding sequence ATGACGACCGGTCCGTTTGTTCCCAATCCGACGATCGATCCGAAGTCCCTCGGCAAGGTGGGCGTGCTCATGGGCGGTCGTTCGGCCGAGCGCGAAATCTCGCTGATGTCCGGCAACGGCGTGTTGGCTGCGCTGCGCGCGCGCGGCGTCGATGCGCACCCGTTCGACCCGGGGCTGCAGCCCGTGGCCGATCTAGCCAAGCAAGGGTTCGACCGCGTGGTGATCTCTTTGCACGGCCGCTTTGGCGAAGACGGCACGATCCAGGGCCTACTGGAGCAATTCGGCATTCCGTACACCGGCAGCGGCGTACTCGCATCTGCGCTGGCGATGGACAAGGAAGCCACCAAGCGCCAATGGCAGACCCACGGCCTGCCCACGCCCGATTTCGTGATGTTGCATGCCGGCGCCGACTGGCAAGCCGTGGCCGACCGCCTGGGCCTGCCGCTGATCGTCAAGCCCGCGCGTGAAGGTTCGTCGATCGGTCTGACCAAGGTCACGAGTGTTGGCGAGCTGCCCGCCGCCTACGAAAAGGCCGCGCGCCTGGACCGCGATGTGATGGCCGAGCAGTTCATCGAAGGCGACGAGCTGACCTGCCCGATCATCGGCGAAGGCGAAAGCGCAACCGCGCTGCCGCTCATCCGCATCGTCGCGCCGCAGGCCAACTACGACTACCAGAACAAGTACTTCACCGACGACACGCGCTACGAATGCCCGGCACCGATTGCCGTCGACGTGGCCGCGCGCGTGCAGGCGCTGGTGGTGCAGGCGTATCGCGGGCTGGGCTGCCGCGGCTGGGGTCGTGCCGACATCATGCTGCGCAAGTCCGACAACGCGCCGTTCCTGTTGGAGATGAACACGTCGCCGGGCATGACCGGCCATTCGCTGGTGCCGATGGGCGCGCGCGCCGCCGGCATCAGTTATGAAGATTTCGTGTTGCAACTGGCGGCGAGCGCGTCGCTGGAGCTGCACGCGAGCACCGATTGGAAACCCGAATAA
- the murC gene encoding UDP-N-acetylmuramate--L-alanine ligase produces MKHIVKNIHFVGIGGAGMSGIAEVLLNLGYRVTGSDLGSSATTQRLATLGATIMQGHAPEHVIGANAVVVSTAVRGDNPEVLAARAKRIPIVPRAVMLAELMRLKQGIAIAGTHGKTTTTSLVASVLAEGGLDPTFVIGGRLNSAGANARLGTGDFIVAEADESDASFLNLFPVIEVITNIDADHMDTYGHDFARLKQAFIEFTQRLPFYGIAVLCVDDPNVREILPFVSKPVVRYGFAEDAQVRAVNARAVDGRMEFTVIRQLNGHAEPPLSITLNLPGLHNVQNALAAIAIATELEVPDEAIVKALAEFNGVGRRFQRYGEVPTADGKGRFTLIDDYGHHPVEMAATLAAARGAFPGRRLVLSFQPHRFTRTRDCFEDFIKVLGTVDALLLAEVYAAGEPPIVAADGRALTRALRVANKIEPVFVEQIEDMPQAIIDAAQDGDVVITMGAGSIGQVPGQVVALQAQARTGNVVDLNGGAAA; encoded by the coding sequence ATGAAGCACATCGTCAAGAACATCCATTTTGTAGGCATCGGCGGCGCGGGCATGAGCGGCATCGCGGAGGTGCTGCTGAATCTGGGCTACCGCGTGACGGGCTCGGATCTGGGCAGCAGCGCGACCACGCAGCGTCTGGCAACGCTGGGCGCGACGATCATGCAGGGCCACGCGCCGGAACATGTGATCGGCGCCAATGCCGTGGTCGTCTCCACCGCCGTGCGCGGCGACAACCCGGAAGTGCTGGCCGCCCGCGCCAAGCGCATCCCCATCGTGCCGCGTGCAGTGATGCTGGCCGAGCTGATGCGCCTGAAGCAGGGCATTGCGATTGCCGGTACGCACGGCAAGACGACGACCACCAGTCTGGTCGCCTCCGTGCTGGCCGAGGGCGGCCTGGACCCGACGTTCGTGATCGGGGGTCGCCTCAATTCCGCGGGCGCCAACGCGCGCCTGGGCACGGGTGATTTCATCGTCGCCGAGGCCGACGAATCCGATGCGTCGTTCCTCAACCTGTTCCCCGTGATCGAAGTCATCACCAATATCGATGCCGATCACATGGACACCTACGGGCACGACTTCGCGCGCCTGAAGCAGGCGTTCATCGAATTCACGCAACGGCTGCCGTTCTACGGCATCGCCGTGCTGTGCGTGGACGACCCGAACGTGCGCGAAATCCTGCCGTTCGTCTCCAAGCCGGTCGTGCGCTACGGGTTTGCCGAAGACGCGCAGGTGCGTGCCGTCAATGCGCGCGCCGTCGATGGCCGCATGGAATTCACCGTGATCCGCCAGCTCAACGGCCATGCCGAGCCGCCGCTGTCGATCACGCTCAACCTGCCGGGCCTGCACAACGTGCAGAACGCGCTGGCCGCCATCGCCATCGCCACCGAACTGGAAGTGCCGGACGAAGCCATCGTCAAGGCGCTGGCCGAGTTCAACGGCGTGGGCCGCCGCTTCCAGCGCTACGGCGAAGTGCCGACCGCTGACGGTAAGGGTCGCTTCACGCTGATCGACGACTACGGCCATCACCCGGTCGAGATGGCGGCCACGCTGGCTGCGGCGCGCGGTGCGTTTCCCGGCCGCCGCCTCGTGCTGTCGTTCCAGCCGCACCGTTTTACCCGCACGCGCGATTGCTTCGAAGATTTCATCAAGGTGCTCGGGACCGTCGATGCGCTGTTGCTGGCCGAGGTGTATGCCGCTGGCGAGCCGCCCATCGTCGCCGCCGACGGCCGCGCCCTGACGCGTGCGCTCCGTGTGGCCAACAAGATCGAGCCGGTCTTCGTGGAACAGATTGAAGACATGCCGCAAGCGATCATCGATGCGGCGCAGGACGGCGACGTGGTGATCACCATGGGCGCCGGATCGATCGGGCAGGTGCCCGGTCAAGTTGTTGCGTTGCAGGCCCAGGCGCGCACCGGCAATGTCGTGGATCTGAACGGAGGTGCCGCAGCATGA
- the murG gene encoding undecaprenyldiphospho-muramoylpentapeptide beta-N-acetylglucosaminyltransferase, producing the protein MTAGNSAGLAPRTLLVMAGGTGGHIFPALSVAKLLAARGWKVVWLGNANGMEGQLVPKHGFPLESVQFGGLRGKGLVTKFLLPLNLLRAFWQSLGVVRRVRPNVVLGMGGYITFPGGMMSVLLGRPLVLHEQNSIAGLANRVLARVADRVLCAFPNALAGAEWVGNPIRADLATLASPQTRYAERTGPLRVLVVGGSLGAAALNDVVPKALALLPADTRPIVIHQAGAKQIDTLRANYAAAGIDDTHAQPVPFIDDMAAAYAHADLVICRAGAMTVSEVAAAGVAALFVPFPHAVDDHQTTNARFLSERGAALLVPQQELSPASLADTLASLTRAQLADMAAKAREQARPEAAERVADVCVAVARA; encoded by the coding sequence ATGACGGCGGGCAATTCGGCCGGTCTGGCGCCGCGCACGCTCCTCGTCATGGCCGGCGGTACGGGCGGTCACATCTTCCCCGCGCTGTCGGTGGCCAAGCTGTTGGCCGCGCGTGGCTGGAAGGTGGTGTGGCTCGGCAATGCGAACGGCATGGAAGGCCAGCTTGTGCCCAAGCACGGTTTTCCGCTCGAGTCGGTGCAGTTCGGTGGTCTGCGCGGTAAGGGCCTCGTCACCAAGTTTCTGCTGCCGCTCAACCTGCTGCGTGCCTTCTGGCAGAGCCTCGGTGTGGTGCGCCGTGTGCGCCCGAACGTGGTGCTGGGCATGGGCGGCTATATCACCTTCCCGGGCGGCATGATGAGCGTGCTGCTGGGTCGCCCGCTGGTGCTGCACGAACAGAATTCGATTGCAGGGCTCGCCAACCGCGTGCTCGCGCGCGTGGCCGATCGCGTGCTGTGCGCATTTCCGAATGCGCTGGCCGGTGCTGAGTGGGTGGGCAATCCGATCCGCGCCGACCTCGCCACGCTGGCTTCGCCGCAAACGCGCTACGCCGAGCGAACCGGCCCGCTGCGCGTGCTTGTCGTGGGCGGCAGCCTGGGCGCAGCAGCGCTCAACGACGTGGTGCCCAAGGCGCTGGCGTTGCTGCCGGCCGATACGCGTCCCATCGTCATCCATCAGGCGGGCGCCAAGCAGATCGACACGCTGCGCGCCAACTATGCCGCTGCCGGTATTGACGATACGCACGCGCAGCCCGTGCCCTTTATCGACGATATGGCAGCTGCGTATGCGCACGCCGATCTCGTCATCTGCCGCGCTGGCGCCATGACCGTCTCAGAAGTGGCCGCGGCGGGTGTCGCGGCGCTGTTCGTGCCGTTCCCGCATGCCGTGGACGATCACCAGACCACCAATGCGCGCTTCCTCTCCGAACGCGGTGCGGCGCTGTTGGTGCCGCAGCAGGAACTGAGTCCGGCATCGCTGGCAGATACACTCGCGTCCCTGACGCGTGCGCAATTGGCCGATATGGCGGCTAAAGCACGTGAGCAGGCACGGCCCGAAGCGGCCGAGCGTGTCGCCGACGTGTGTGTAGCGGTGGCACGGGCATAG
- the ftsW gene encoding putative lipid II flippase FtsW: MSDTQIKRSGFIGATIGNAWGGLRDAVSGVKPTRSKMMEYDQPLLWVAIVLLGLGLVMVYSASIALPDSPKYANYSNGHFLIRHIFSLVIGLIGAIVAFQIPVKFWDKYAPKLFIIALVLLVIVLVPHLGKGVNGARRWLPLGVMNFQPSELMKLAVVLYAANYTVRKQDWMQSVRKGFLPMGVAVAFVGSLLLLEPDMGAFLVIAAVAMGILFLGGVNGKLFGGLVLTAVSTFSLLIVASPWRRERIFAYLNPWQEEYAQGKAYQLTHSLIAFGRGEWTGVGLGGSIEKLHYLPEAHTDFILAVIGEELGFVGVLIVILLFYWMVRRAFEIGRTALQLDRTFAGLVAKGLGIWIGWQAFINMGVNLGLLPTKGLTLPLVSYGGSGILMNCVAIAVLLRIDYENRVLMRGGKV, encoded by the coding sequence ATGAGCGACACCCAGATCAAGCGCAGCGGCTTCATCGGCGCGACCATCGGCAATGCGTGGGGCGGGCTGCGTGATGCGGTTTCAGGCGTCAAGCCCACGCGCTCCAAGATGATGGAGTACGACCAGCCGCTGTTGTGGGTGGCGATCGTGCTGCTTGGCCTCGGGTTGGTGATGGTGTATTCGGCGTCGATCGCGTTGCCGGATTCGCCCAAGTACGCCAACTACAGCAACGGGCATTTCCTGATCCGACATATCTTCTCGCTGGTCATCGGGCTGATCGGTGCGATCGTCGCATTCCAGATTCCGGTCAAGTTCTGGGACAAATACGCACCGAAGCTCTTCATCATTGCGCTGGTCCTGCTGGTGATTGTGCTCGTGCCGCACCTCGGCAAGGGCGTGAATGGCGCGCGCCGCTGGCTGCCGCTGGGCGTCATGAATTTCCAGCCGTCCGAGCTGATGAAGCTGGCGGTGGTGCTGTACGCCGCCAACTACACCGTGCGCAAGCAGGACTGGATGCAGAGCGTGCGCAAGGGCTTCCTGCCCATGGGCGTGGCCGTGGCGTTTGTCGGCTCACTCCTGCTGTTGGAGCCGGATATGGGCGCGTTCCTGGTGATCGCGGCCGTGGCCATGGGCATCCTGTTCCTGGGCGGCGTGAACGGCAAGCTGTTCGGCGGCCTCGTGCTTACCGCGGTTTCAACCTTCTCGCTGCTGATCGTGGCGTCGCCCTGGCGGCGAGAGCGGATCTTCGCCTACCTGAACCCGTGGCAAGAGGAATACGCACAGGGGAAGGCATACCAGCTCACGCACTCGCTGATCGCTTTCGGCCGTGGCGAGTGGACCGGCGTTGGCCTGGGCGGCAGCATCGAAAAGCTGCACTACCTGCCCGAGGCGCATACCGACTTCATCCTGGCGGTGATCGGCGAAGAGCTGGGCTTCGTCGGCGTGCTGATCGTGATCCTGCTGTTCTACTGGATGGTGCGCCGCGCATTCGAGATCGGCCGCACTGCGCTGCAGCTCGACCGTACGTTCGCCGGCCTCGTTGCCAAGGGACTGGGAATCTGGATCGGCTGGCAGGCCTTCATCAACATGGGCGTGAACCTGGGCCTGCTGCCGACCAAGGGCCTGACGCTGCCGCTAGTCAGCTACGGCGGCTCCGGCATCCTGATGAACTGCGTGGCGATCGCGGTGCTGCTGCGTATCGACTATGAAAACCGCGTGCTGATGCGTGGGGGCAAGGTATGA
- the murD gene encoding UDP-N-acetylmuramoyl-L-alanine--D-glutamate ligase has protein sequence MFGEFEAPVVLVLGLGESGLAMARWCARHGARVRVADTREAPANLPALRAHVPDAEFVSGPFAVSLLDGVTLIAISPGLSPLDGNVAALLNAANAQSVPVWGEIELFARALAGLKAAQGYAPRVLAITGTNGKTTTTALTGALVQRAGKTVGVAGNISPSALDKLSECVDAGTLPDVWVLELSSFQLETTHTLDADAATVLNITQDHLDWHGTMEAYAAAKGRIFGANTVRVLNRQDAAVMAFASKNGGDITFGIDEPGTPDALGLLRDGGMPWIVLAEADEEDLPKPTRRKKGDNAAAAPVPVRLKRLMPADALRIRGLHNATNAMAALALCRAIGLPVSALLHGLRDYAGEPHRVELIAAFDDIEFFDDSKGTNVGATVAALSGLSKHVVLIAGGDGKGQDFSPLAEPVAQYARAVVLIGRDAPLIREALANTGVALIDAPTLEAAVPQAAAQAQPGDAVLLSPACASFDMFRNYEHRAQVFHEAVVALAADRGVLL, from the coding sequence ATGTTCGGCGAGTTCGAAGCGCCGGTGGTGCTGGTGCTCGGCCTCGGCGAATCCGGCCTCGCCATGGCACGCTGGTGTGCCCGTCATGGCGCGCGCGTGCGCGTGGCCGACACGCGCGAGGCACCGGCCAACCTGCCGGCGCTGCGCGCCCATGTGCCGGACGCAGAATTCGTGAGCGGCCCGTTTGCCGTGTCGCTGCTGGACGGTGTGACGCTGATCGCGATCAGCCCGGGCCTGTCGCCGCTGGATGGCAACGTTGCGGCGCTGCTGAACGCAGCCAATGCGCAAAGCGTGCCGGTGTGGGGCGAGATCGAATTGTTTGCCCGCGCGCTGGCCGGCCTCAAGGCCGCGCAAGGCTATGCGCCGCGCGTGCTCGCCATCACGGGGACGAACGGGAAGACCACCACCACGGCGCTCACGGGCGCCCTGGTCCAGCGCGCCGGCAAGACGGTCGGCGTGGCCGGCAACATCAGCCCGTCGGCGCTGGACAAGCTCAGCGAATGCGTCGACGCAGGCACGCTCCCTGACGTGTGGGTGCTCGAGCTTTCCAGCTTCCAGCTCGAAACCACGCACACGCTGGATGCCGATGCGGCCACCGTACTGAACATCACGCAGGACCACCTCGACTGGCACGGCACCATGGAGGCCTACGCTGCAGCGAAGGGCCGCATCTTCGGTGCCAACACCGTGCGCGTGCTGAATCGTCAGGACGCGGCCGTGATGGCATTCGCGAGCAAGAACGGCGGCGATATCACCTTCGGCATCGATGAGCCGGGCACGCCCGATGCGCTCGGGCTGCTGCGCGATGGCGGCATGCCGTGGATCGTCTTGGCCGAAGCCGATGAAGAAGATCTGCCGAAGCCCACGCGCCGCAAGAAGGGCGACAACGCGGCCGCCGCCCCGGTGCCGGTGCGCCTGAAGCGCCTGATGCCTGCCGACGCACTGCGCATCCGTGGCTTGCACAACGCGACCAACGCGATGGCTGCCCTGGCGCTGTGCCGTGCGATCGGCCTGCCCGTGAGCGCGCTGCTGCACGGCCTGCGCGACTACGCCGGCGAGCCGCATCGCGTCGAGCTGATCGCCGCGTTTGACGACATCGAATTCTTCGATGACAGCAAGGGCACCAACGTCGGCGCGACGGTGGCTGCGCTCTCGGGGTTGTCCAAGCACGTTGTGCTGATTGCCGGTGGCGATGGCAAGGGTCAGGACTTTTCGCCGCTGGCCGAGCCGGTCGCGCAGTACGCGCGCGCCGTGGTCCTCATCGGCCGCGACGCGCCGCTGATTCGTGAGGCGCTGGCCAATACCGGTGTCGCGCTGATCGATGCGCCGACGCTGGAAGCCGCCGTGCCGCAAGCTGCCGCGCAGGCGCAACCGGGCGATGCTGTGCTGCTGTCGCCGGCCTGCGCAAGCTTCGACATGTTCCGCAACTACGAACACCGCGCGCAGGTGTTCCACGAGGCCGTGGTGGCGTTGGCGGCAGACCGAGGAGTCCTCCTATGA